In Caballeronia sp. Lep1P3, a single genomic region encodes these proteins:
- the malQ gene encoding 4-alpha-glucanotransferase, with amino-acid sequence MSAANTANEARPRSTIETLAQRAGFEVEWQDAHKSTQRVPEKTLRVLLEKLGLPCGNAAQIKQSMSAIDAEMSGRKLPPLITAEVDRGIALPVSAAKSGARYRIEMESGEVIDGRFTSPKGETALLAPIAEPGYHTLVINDHRTTLAVAPARCYTVDDAWRALGQDADAQKAPPLWGVAAQVYGVRRNGDGGVGDFTALAALATQAAKRGSHALAISPMHAMFTAEPNKCSPYSPSSRLFLNIAHIDPAAVLGAPAARAAIEKAGVADELTELERLSLIDWPRAMKARIAVLRALFDGFSQDDDSPFAKDFAAFVKEGGRALEDHARFEALQAEQLAQNGEGHWRNWPEDLRDPRSEAVAAFAEAHRREVDFHLFTQWLAAKGLMHAQHAARDAGMAVGLVADLAVGCDSAGSHAWSYRDDMLTGVSVGAPPDLFNQAGQSWGLTTFSPRAMRMQGFAAFIDMLRAAFAQAGGIRIDHILGLRRLWLVPEGESAKDGAYLRYPFEDLLRLIALESWRHRAIVVGEDLGTVPPGFSERLQEQGLLGIRVLWFERAQDGEGFKPPGEWSDGVTATTTTHDLPTVNGWWRGEDIEWRSKIGQTMAREDGRDPVEAAMEERGVDRGHLWRAFQEAGIAPKDVEAPPIDNAPIDEALAFVGMTPAPLVTYPLEDLLGLVEQPNLPGSIDEHPNWRRRLALPVEEMFADDAFSDRLLAVDSARKRSVQQDNSDTPKPETP; translated from the coding sequence GTGAGCGCCGCGAACACCGCAAACGAAGCGCGTCCGCGCTCGACCATCGAAACGCTCGCGCAACGCGCGGGCTTCGAAGTCGAGTGGCAGGACGCGCACAAGAGCACGCAGCGCGTGCCGGAAAAAACCCTGCGCGTGCTGCTCGAAAAGCTCGGCCTGCCGTGCGGCAACGCCGCGCAGATCAAGCAGAGCATGTCCGCCATCGATGCCGAAATGAGTGGCCGAAAGCTGCCGCCGCTCATCACGGCAGAGGTGGATCGCGGCATCGCGCTGCCGGTGTCGGCGGCGAAGTCGGGCGCGCGCTATCGCATCGAAATGGAAAGCGGCGAGGTCATCGACGGGCGCTTTACGTCGCCCAAGGGCGAGACCGCCCTGCTCGCGCCGATTGCCGAGCCGGGCTATCACACGCTCGTCATCAACGACCATCGCACGACGCTCGCGGTCGCGCCCGCGCGCTGCTATACGGTCGACGATGCGTGGCGCGCCCTCGGCCAGGACGCCGATGCGCAGAAAGCGCCGCCGCTCTGGGGCGTCGCCGCGCAAGTCTATGGCGTGCGGCGCAACGGCGACGGCGGCGTGGGCGACTTCACCGCGCTCGCCGCGCTTGCGACGCAGGCCGCGAAGCGCGGCAGCCATGCGCTCGCCATCAGCCCGATGCACGCGATGTTCACCGCCGAGCCGAACAAGTGCAGTCCGTACTCGCCTTCGTCGCGGCTCTTTCTCAACATCGCGCATATCGACCCGGCGGCCGTGCTCGGCGCGCCGGCCGCGCGCGCGGCGATCGAGAAGGCGGGCGTCGCCGATGAGTTGACCGAACTCGAGCGCCTCTCGCTGATCGACTGGCCGCGCGCGATGAAAGCGCGCATCGCCGTGCTGCGCGCGCTCTTCGACGGCTTCTCGCAAGACGACGATTCCCCGTTCGCGAAGGACTTCGCCGCGTTCGTGAAGGAAGGCGGACGCGCGCTCGAAGACCACGCGCGCTTCGAAGCGCTGCAGGCGGAACAACTCGCGCAAAACGGCGAAGGTCACTGGCGCAACTGGCCCGAAGACCTGCGCGATCCGCGCAGCGAAGCCGTGGCCGCGTTCGCCGAGGCGCATCGGCGCGAGGTGGACTTTCATCTCTTCACGCAATGGCTCGCGGCCAAGGGACTCATGCACGCGCAGCACGCCGCGCGCGATGCGGGCATGGCCGTCGGCCTCGTCGCGGATCTCGCGGTCGGCTGCGACAGCGCGGGCAGTCACGCATGGTCGTATCGCGACGACATGCTGACGGGCGTGTCCGTCGGCGCGCCGCCCGATCTCTTCAATCAGGCCGGGCAATCGTGGGGCCTCACGACGTTCTCGCCGCGCGCGATGCGCATGCAGGGCTTCGCCGCGTTCATCGACATGTTGCGCGCCGCGTTCGCGCAGGCGGGCGGCATCCGCATCGATCACATTCTCGGCTTGCGGCGGCTGTGGCTCGTGCCCGAAGGCGAAAGCGCGAAGGACGGCGCGTATCTGCGCTATCCGTTCGAGGACCTGTTGCGGCTCATCGCGCTGGAATCGTGGCGGCATCGCGCGATCGTCGTTGGCGAGGATCTCGGCACCGTGCCGCCCGGCTTCAGCGAGCGTTTGCAGGAGCAGGGTTTGCTAGGTATTCGGGTGCTATGGTTCGAACGTGCTCAGGATGGCGAAGGATTCAAGCCGCCGGGCGAATGGAGCGACGGCGTAACCGCGACGACGACGACGCACGACCTGCCCACCGTCAACGGATGGTGGCGCGGGGAAGACATCGAATGGCGCTCGAAGATCGGCCAGACGATGGCGCGCGAAGACGGACGCGATCCGGTCGAAGCGGCGATGGAAGAGCGCGGCGTGGATCGCGGGCATTTGTGGCGCGCGTTTCAGGAAGCGGGCATCGCGCCGAAAGACGTCGAGGCGCCGCCTATCGACAACGCGCCCATCGATGAAGCGCTCGCATTCGTCGGCATGACGCCCGCGCCGCTCGTCACGTATCCGCTCGAAGACCTGCTCGGCCTCGTGGAGCAGCCGAACCTGCCCGGTTCCATCGACGAGCATCCGAACTGGCGGCGGCGTCTCGCGCTGCCGGTCGAAGAAATGTTCGCCGACGATGCATTCAGCGACCGCCTGCTCGCCGTGGACTCGGCGCGCAAGCGTTCCGTGCAGCAAGACAATTCAGACACCCCAAAGCCCGAAACACCATGA
- the treZ gene encoding malto-oligosyltrehalose trehalohydrolase produces MSERPIDPHQHQHAHCLPFGAHLTGAERENPRTRFRFWAPSRDRVQVEIQRAGSTTPELVDMQATGDGWYEAEADAGAGTLYRYRFDDDLAVPDPASRFQPQDVHGPSEVVDPRAYRWTNTNWHGRPWEETVLYELHVGAMGGYAGVTARLPELAQLGVTAIELMPLNDFSGTRNWGYDGVLPYAPDSAYGRPEELKQLIDTAHGLGLMVFLDVVYNHFGPDGNYLHAYAKTFFREGVNTPWGPAIDFERPQVRDFFFDNALYWLNEYRFDGLRLDAVHAINDDEWLRELADRVRSSVEAERHVHLVLENEHNTASLLEKHFDAQWSDDAHNTLHVLLTGESESYYEAYSDKPIEKLARVLAEGFVYQGDPSPIHDGAPRGEPSGHLPPTAFVMFLQNHDQVGNRAMGERLRSLTDDDSLHAATGLLLISPQIPMLFMEEQYGSKQPFLFFTDYHDELADAVREGRRKEFAKFSAFTDEKRRAQIPDPNDKRTFEMSSPNVANKEDELDRLEWLHFYRSALTVRAKLITPRLKGAKSLGANVIGEKALVARWKLGDGETLSIALNLADAPVALSDAPQGKVIFETPPRAQDRASEGELSGRTFVAWLTGDVNEYASAHDARRLEPTEGQRT; encoded by the coding sequence ATGTCCGAACGTCCGATCGATCCTCACCAGCATCAACACGCGCATTGCCTTCCTTTCGGCGCGCATCTGACCGGCGCCGAACGCGAGAATCCGCGCACGCGCTTTCGTTTTTGGGCGCCGTCGCGCGACCGCGTTCAAGTGGAGATTCAGCGAGCCGGCAGCACGACGCCCGAACTCGTCGACATGCAGGCAACCGGCGACGGCTGGTACGAAGCCGAAGCCGACGCAGGCGCGGGCACGCTGTATCGCTATCGTTTCGACGATGACCTCGCCGTACCCGATCCCGCATCGCGCTTTCAGCCGCAGGACGTGCATGGCCCGAGCGAAGTCGTCGATCCGCGCGCGTATCGCTGGACGAACACGAACTGGCATGGCCGGCCGTGGGAAGAGACCGTGCTTTATGAACTGCACGTCGGCGCGATGGGCGGTTATGCGGGCGTCACCGCGCGTCTGCCGGAACTCGCGCAGCTCGGCGTGACGGCCATCGAACTGATGCCGCTCAACGACTTCTCCGGCACGCGCAACTGGGGCTATGACGGCGTGCTGCCCTATGCGCCCGATTCGGCCTATGGCCGCCCCGAAGAACTCAAGCAGCTCATCGACACCGCGCATGGTTTGGGCCTTATGGTGTTTCTCGATGTCGTCTATAACCACTTCGGGCCGGACGGCAACTATCTGCATGCGTATGCGAAGACGTTCTTCCGCGAAGGCGTGAACACGCCGTGGGGTCCTGCGATCGATTTCGAACGGCCGCAAGTGCGCGACTTCTTCTTCGACAACGCGCTCTACTGGCTCAACGAATATCGCTTCGATGGCCTGCGCCTCGATGCAGTGCACGCGATCAACGACGACGAATGGCTGCGCGAACTCGCGGATCGCGTGCGCAGTTCCGTCGAAGCCGAGCGGCATGTGCATCTCGTGCTGGAGAACGAGCACAACACCGCGAGCCTGCTGGAAAAGCACTTCGACGCGCAATGGAGCGACGACGCCCACAACACGCTGCACGTGCTGCTGACCGGCGAGAGCGAGAGCTACTACGAGGCGTATTCGGACAAGCCCATCGAAAAGCTCGCGCGCGTGCTTGCCGAAGGCTTCGTGTATCAGGGCGATCCATCGCCCATTCACGATGGCGCGCCGCGCGGCGAGCCGAGCGGACATCTGCCGCCCACGGCTTTCGTGATGTTTCTGCAGAACCACGATCAAGTCGGCAATCGCGCGATGGGCGAACGCCTGCGCTCGCTCACCGATGATGATTCGCTTCATGCCGCCACCGGCCTGCTGCTGATTTCGCCGCAAATCCCGATGCTTTTCATGGAAGAGCAGTACGGCTCGAAGCAGCCGTTCCTCTTCTTCACCGACTATCACGACGAACTCGCCGATGCCGTTCGCGAAGGCCGCCGCAAGGAATTTGCGAAGTTCTCCGCATTCACCGATGAAAAGCGCCGCGCGCAGATTCCCGATCCGAACGACAAGCGCACGTTCGAGATGTCGTCGCCCAATGTGGCGAACAAAGAAGACGAACTCGATCGTCTCGAATGGCTGCACTTCTATCGTTCGGCGCTGACGGTGCGCGCGAAGCTCATCACGCCGCGTCTGAAGGGCGCGAAATCGCTTGGGGCGAACGTGATCGGCGAAAAAGCGCTCGTCGCGCGCTGGAAGCTCGGCGACGGCGAGACGCTCTCTATCGCACTCAATCTCGCCGATGCGCCCGTCGCGCTCTCGGATGCACCGCAGGGCAAGGTCATCTTCGAGACGCCGCCGCGTGCGCAGGATCGCGCGAGCGAGGGCGAACTGAGCGGCCGAACGTTCGTCGCCTGGCTCACCGGCGACGTGAACGAATACGCGAGTGCGCACGACGCGCGCCGGCTGGAACCGACCGAGGGACAACGCACGTGA
- the glgX gene encoding glycogen debranching protein GlgX, producing MANALPEKLLPGAPYPLGANWDGLGVNFAVFSSNAHRIEVCLFDSTGRKELMRFDLPECTDEIWHGYLPGAHPGTVYGFRAHGPYQPQQGHRFNPHKLLLDPYAKKLVGPWRWSDALFGYRVHSNRLDMSMDRRDSAPAMPKCIVTDDAFDWSRDVRPDTPWGETVIYETHVRGASMARHDIRQHERGTFAALSSPWFIEHLQKLGITAVEFLPVHAFLNDRFLIERGLRNYWGYNTAAFFAPEPSYLSTHRLNEMRIAVRQLHAAGIEVILDVVYNHTCEGNELGPTLSWRGLDNASYYRLIPGDERHYINETGCGNTVNLSHPRVLQMVMDSLRYWCTAFNIDGFRFDLGVTLGREGHGFDPGSGFFDAVRQDPVLSTRKLISEPWDIGPDGYQVGNHPPGFAEWNDKFRDGVRRFWRGDSGMRPDLAARLTGSAELFNRRFRKPWASVNFVASHDGFTLADVTAYTHKHNEANQEGNNDGHNENCSANWGVEGPTDDPAILDVRARLARSMLATTLLSLGTPMILGGDEFLRTQHGNNNAYCQDNELSWLDWDAAHSAPGVEMTEFVARVIALRKKYPVLRETRFLYGDREVLPGLYDVSWFDERGNALAIEAWQDPEGRALTLRRAGPGTSGEIDVVLLMINGSAQKLMFAPPAPHLEWNVLLDSAEPDAIERPLVGSELELDAHSIVVLLAQPTGEADWQAVWMAGAHQGPRLLTALPPDPGTLASNRPSEPDATPSDTSATP from the coding sequence ATGGCAAACGCATTACCCGAAAAGTTGCTCCCGGGCGCTCCGTACCCGCTAGGAGCCAACTGGGACGGCCTGGGCGTCAACTTCGCGGTGTTCTCGTCGAATGCGCACCGCATCGAGGTGTGTCTCTTCGACAGCACCGGCCGCAAGGAGCTGATGCGCTTCGACCTGCCCGAATGCACCGACGAAATCTGGCACGGCTATCTGCCGGGCGCGCATCCCGGCACCGTCTACGGCTTTCGCGCGCACGGGCCGTATCAGCCGCAACAAGGGCATCGCTTCAATCCGCACAAGCTGCTGCTCGATCCCTACGCGAAAAAGCTCGTCGGCCCCTGGCGATGGTCCGATGCCCTCTTCGGCTATCGCGTGCATTCGAACCGGCTCGACATGTCGATGGACCGGCGCGATTCCGCGCCCGCCATGCCCAAGTGCATCGTCACCGACGACGCCTTCGACTGGTCCCGCGACGTGCGTCCCGATACGCCCTGGGGCGAAACCGTCATCTACGAAACGCATGTGCGCGGCGCATCGATGGCCCGCCACGATATTCGCCAGCACGAACGCGGCACGTTCGCCGCGCTCTCGTCGCCGTGGTTCATCGAGCATCTGCAAAAGCTCGGCATCACCGCCGTCGAGTTTCTGCCGGTGCACGCCTTTCTCAACGACCGCTTTCTCATCGAGCGCGGACTGCGCAATTACTGGGGCTACAACACCGCCGCGTTCTTCGCGCCCGAGCCGTCGTATCTGTCGACGCACCGCCTCAACGAAATGCGTATCGCCGTGCGGCAACTGCATGCGGCAGGCATCGAAGTCATTCTCGACGTCGTCTATAACCACACCTGCGAAGGCAACGAACTCGGGCCGACGCTCTCGTGGCGCGGTCTCGACAACGCGAGCTACTACCGCCTCATTCCCGGCGACGAGCGGCATTACATCAACGAAACCGGCTGCGGCAACACGGTGAACCTGTCGCATCCGCGCGTGCTGCAAATGGTGATGGACTCGCTGCGCTACTGGTGCACGGCGTTCAACATCGATGGCTTCCGTTTCGATCTCGGCGTGACGCTCGGGCGCGAAGGACACGGCTTCGATCCCGGCTCCGGCTTCTTCGACGCAGTCCGCCAGGACCCCGTCCTCTCCACGCGCAAGCTCATCTCCGAGCCGTGGGACATCGGTCCGGACGGCTACCAGGTCGGCAATCATCCGCCCGGCTTCGCCGAATGGAACGACAAGTTCCGCGATGGCGTGCGGCGCTTCTGGCGCGGCGATTCCGGCATGCGGCCCGATCTCGCCGCGCGTCTCACCGGCTCGGCGGAACTCTTCAACCGGCGCTTCCGGAAGCCGTGGGCGTCGGTCAATTTCGTCGCGTCGCACGACGGCTTCACGCTCGCGGATGTCACCGCGTACACGCACAAGCACAACGAAGCGAATCAGGAAGGCAACAACGACGGCCATAACGAAAACTGCAGCGCGAACTGGGGCGTGGAAGGCCCGACCGACGACCCCGCGATCCTCGATGTGCGCGCCCGTCTCGCGCGCTCGATGCTCGCGACCACGCTGCTCTCGCTCGGCACGCCGATGATCCTCGGCGGCGACGAGTTCCTTCGCACGCAGCACGGCAACAACAACGCGTATTGCCAGGACAACGAGCTTTCCTGGCTCGACTGGGACGCGGCGCACAGCGCGCCCGGCGTGGAGATGACGGAGTTCGTCGCGCGCGTGATCGCGCTCAGAAAAAAGTACCCGGTGCTGCGGGAAACGCGCTTTCTCTATGGCGACCGCGAAGTGCTGCCCGGCCTCTACGACGTGAGCTGGTTCGACGAGCGGGGCAACGCGCTCGCCATCGAAGCGTGGCAGGACCCCGAAGGCCGCGCGCTCACGTTGCGTCGCGCGGGCCCCGGAACCAGCGGCGAAATCGACGTCGTTCTGCTCATGATCAACGGCTCCGCGCAGAAGCTGATGTTCGCGCCGCCCGCGCCGCACTTGGAATGGAACGTGCTGCTAGACAGCGCGGAGCCGGACGCCATCGAGCGGCCGCTTGTCGGCAGCGAACTGGAGCTGGACGCGCACAGCATCGTCGTGCTGCTCGCGCAGCCAACCGGTGAAGCGGACTGGCAGGCCGTATGGATGGCGGGCGCGCATCAGGGTCCGCGTCTTCTGACCGCGTTGCCGCCGGACCCCGGAACGTTGGCGTCGAACCGGCCATCCGAGCCGGACGCGACACCGAGCGACACCTCGGCGACACCTTAG
- the glgB gene encoding 1,4-alpha-glucan branching protein GlgB, which yields MNNRSDPAADTRNPAHGLNPLDTDALVEARHPDPFSMLGLHQTEHGHVVRAFLPNASGVRVVDASNGEPLGTLTRIHDAGLFAGFVERPAAYRLQIDWHGTPQETHDTYSFGPVLSDDSLNRLSNADPYAVLECLGSRPVTHGGVAGVRFAVWAPNARRVSVVGDFNTWDGRRHPMRLRHNAGVWELFIPGIGAGTRYKYEIVAREGHTLPLKADPCAMQSEKPPSTASVVADADAIDHYAWTDEQWMNTRGAKQTPQAPIAIYEAHAESWLRVTEEDNRGMNWHELAERLIPYAKGMGFTHLEFMPIAEHPFGGSWGYQPLGQFAPSARFGTPEQFAEFVNRAHEAGLGVIIDWVPAHFPNDAHGLIQFDGTPLYEHADPREGYHQDWNTMIYNLGRNEVSAFLIASGLAWLKRYHVDGLRVDAVASMLYRDYSRKAGEWVPNIYGGRENLESIAFLKRLNQEVRHIPGAITVAEESTAWPGVTASVDSGGLGFDFKWNMGWMHDSLHYMQEDPVYRQYHHHLFTFGMVYAYSERFVLPLSHDEVVHGKGSLIGKMPGDRWQKFANLRAYLSFMWTHPGKKLLFMGGEFGQVAEFNHDQSPHWHLLDDAMHGGLQKLVRDLNVLYVNEPALHKLDCDPRGFEWIVGDDNANSVFAYRRTDAEGRELVVVCNMTPVPRVGYRIGLPRGGRWSEVLNSDAAIYGGSNTGNGGVIHAEDIGSHGKQQSAALTLPPLAVIVIRGD from the coding sequence ATGAATAACCGCAGCGATCCGGCAGCGGATACGAGAAATCCGGCGCATGGTCTGAATCCGCTCGATACCGACGCGCTCGTGGAAGCGCGGCATCCCGATCCGTTCTCGATGCTCGGGCTGCATCAGACGGAACACGGTCATGTCGTGCGCGCGTTCTTGCCGAATGCATCGGGCGTGCGTGTCGTCGATGCATCGAATGGCGAGCCGCTCGGCACGCTCACGCGCATCCACGATGCAGGGCTTTTCGCGGGCTTCGTCGAGCGTCCGGCTGCGTACCGGCTTCAGATCGACTGGCACGGCACACCGCAGGAAACGCACGACACGTATTCGTTCGGCCCCGTTCTCTCCGACGACTCGCTCAACCGCCTCTCGAACGCCGATCCGTATGCGGTGCTCGAATGCCTCGGCTCGCGGCCGGTCACGCATGGCGGCGTCGCGGGCGTGCGCTTCGCGGTGTGGGCGCCGAATGCGCGGCGCGTGTCGGTGGTCGGCGACTTCAACACGTGGGATGGCCGCCGTCATCCGATGCGTCTGCGTCATAACGCCGGCGTGTGGGAGCTGTTCATTCCGGGCATCGGCGCGGGCACGCGCTACAAGTACGAGATCGTCGCGCGCGAAGGCCACACGCTGCCGCTCAAGGCCGATCCTTGCGCGATGCAGAGCGAGAAGCCGCCTTCGACGGCATCGGTGGTGGCGGATGCCGACGCCATCGACCATTACGCATGGACCGATGAGCAATGGATGAACACGCGCGGCGCGAAGCAGACACCGCAGGCGCCCATCGCCATTTATGAGGCGCATGCGGAGTCGTGGCTGCGCGTGACGGAAGAAGACAACCGCGGCATGAACTGGCACGAGCTTGCGGAGCGCCTGATTCCGTATGCGAAGGGCATGGGCTTCACGCATCTGGAATTCATGCCGATTGCGGAGCATCCGTTTGGCGGATCGTGGGGATATCAGCCGCTCGGCCAGTTCGCGCCGTCCGCGCGTTTCGGCACGCCGGAGCAGTTCGCGGAGTTCGTGAACCGTGCGCACGAGGCGGGGCTGGGCGTCATCATCGACTGGGTGCCGGCGCATTTTCCGAACGACGCGCACGGTCTCATCCAGTTCGACGGCACGCCGCTCTACGAGCACGCTGATCCGCGCGAGGGCTATCACCAGGACTGGAACACGATGATCTACAACCTCGGCCGCAACGAGGTGAGCGCGTTCCTGATCGCGTCGGGCCTTGCGTGGCTGAAGCGTTATCACGTCGATGGCCTGCGTGTCGATGCTGTGGCATCGATGCTCTATCGCGACTATTCGCGTAAGGCGGGCGAGTGGGTGCCGAACATCTACGGTGGACGCGAGAATCTCGAATCGATTGCGTTCCTCAAGCGCTTGAATCAGGAAGTGCGGCACATTCCGGGCGCGATCACGGTGGCGGAAGAATCCACCGCGTGGCCGGGCGTGACGGCGAGCGTGGACAGTGGCGGCTTGGGTTTCGACTTCAAGTGGAACATGGGCTGGATGCACGACTCCCTGCACTACATGCAGGAAGACCCGGTGTATCGGCAGTATCACCATCACCTGTTCACGTTCGGGATGGTGTATGCGTATTCGGAGCGCTTCGTGCTGCCGCTTTCGCACGACGAGGTGGTGCATGGCAAGGGATCGCTCATCGGCAAGATGCCGGGCGACCGCTGGCAGAAGTTCGCGAATCTGCGGGCGTATTTGAGCTTCATGTGGACGCATCCGGGCAAGAAGCTGCTTTTCATGGGCGGCGAGTTCGGGCAGGTTGCGGAGTTCAATCACGACCAGTCGCCGCACTGGCATTTGCTCGACGATGCGATGCACGGCGGGCTTCAGAAGCTCGTGCGCGATCTCAACGTGCTCTATGTGAACGAACCGGCGCTTCACAAGCTGGATTGCGATCCGCGTGGATTCGAGTGGATCGTCGGCGATGACAATGCGAACAGCGTGTTCGCGTATCGGCGCACGGATGCGGAGGGACGCGAGCTTGTCGTCGTTTGCAATATGACGCCGGTGCCGCGGGTTGGGTATCGCATTGGCTTGCCTCGCGGCGGGCGTTGGAGTGAAGTGCTCAATTCCGATGCTGCGATTTATGGCGGGTCGAATACTGGCAATGGGGGGGTCATTCATGCTGAGGACATCGGCAGTCATGGGAAGCAGCAGTCTGCTGCACTTACTCTGCCGCCGTTGGCGGTGATCGTGATTCGGGGGGATTGA